The following coding sequences lie in one Arabidopsis thaliana chromosome 3, partial sequence genomic window:
- a CDS encoding elongation factor P (EF-P) family protein (elongation factor P (EF-P) family protein; FUNCTIONS IN: translation elongation factor activity; INVOLVED IN: translational elongation; LOCATED IN: chloroplast, chloroplast stroma; EXPRESSED IN: 24 plant structures; EXPRESSED DURING: 14 growth stages; CONTAINS InterPro DOMAIN/s: Translation elongation factor P (InterPro:IPR011768), Translation elongation factor P/YeiP, conserved site (InterPro:IPR013852), Nucleic acid-binding, OB-fold (InterPro:IPR012340), Translation elongation factor, KOW-like (InterPro:IPR013185), Translation protein SH3-like, subgroup (InterPro:IPR014722), Elongation factor P, C-terminal (InterPro:IPR015365), Translation protein SH3-like (InterPro:IPR008991), Nucleic acid-binding, OB-fold-like (InterPro:IPR016027), Translation elongation factor P/YeiP, central (InterPro:IPR001059), Translation elongation factor P/YeiP (InterPro:IPR020599); BEST Arabidopsis thaliana protein match is: elongation factor P (EF-P) family protein (TAIR:AT4G26310.1); Has 10499 Blast hits to 10498 proteins in 2700 species: Archae - 4; Bacteria - 7892; Metazoa - 1; Fungi - 0; Plants - 81; Viruses - 0; Other Eukaryotes - 2521 (source: NCBI BLink).), whose product MAGRAIFSVSCSSTPSLCIPYSTASFSSMNRLALPAVRISPRTNRFPRIHCSMSANDIKAGTNIEVDGAPWRVLEFLHVKPGKGAAFVRTKIRNYVNGSTVERTFRAGISVEEANIYKETKQFTYKDGSQFVFMDLTTYEETRLNESDMGEKTKWLKEGMDCILLYWKDKVIDFDLPITVKLKVVDVDPGLRGDTVQGGSKPATMETGAIVAVPLFINVGEEIFVDTRTGAYMNRA is encoded by the exons ATGGCGGGAAGAGCGATTTTCTCTGTATCTTGTTCATCTACTCCTTCCTTGTGTATCCCTTATTCAACTGCTTCGTTTTCATCGATGAATCGACTGGCGCTCCCCGCCGTCCGGATTTCTCCCCGAACCAACAGATTTCCCA GGATTCACTGCTCTATGTCTGCTAACGACATCAAAGCGGGAACCAATATCGAAGTCGATGGTGCTCCTTGGCGTGTTCTTg AGTTTCTTCATGTTAAACCAGGAAAAGGTGCGGCATTTGTGAGAACTAAGATCAGGAACTATGTGAATGGTAGCACAGTCGAGAGAACATTTCGTGCTGGAATTTCT GTTGAGGAagctaatatatataaagaaaccaaacaattcaCATACAAAGATGGGTCTCAGTTTGTTTTCATGGATTTG accACATACGAAGAAACACGTCTTAACGAATCTGATATGGGTGAGAAGACGAAATGGTTGAAAGAAGGAATGGATTGCATTTTGCTCTATTGGAAAGACAAG GTTATCGATTTCGATCTACCGATTACAGTTAAGCTAAAAGTGGTTGACGTTGATCCTGGCCTTCGCGGTGATACTGTGCAAG GTGGATCAAAACCGGCGACAATGGAAACGGGTGCAATAGTTGCTGTACCACTCTTTATTAACGTCG